From the Streptomyces sp. NBC_00654 genome, the window GAGCGGTGGGGGGCGCGGAGACCGGCGCGTATCGGACTGGTCCTGGCGATGGCGGGATACGGCTGCGCCGCGCTGGCCGGGTCCGTCCCGCTGGTGGTCCTGGGCTCGATGGTCGGCGGGCTCGGCTCCGGTACGGCGACCGCGGTCGCCGCGGCCGGGATCGCCGCCCAGCGCGACCCGCACCGGACCTCGTCGCTCGGGCTGCTCACCGTCTCCGCCACCGCGGGCGCGCTCTATCTGACGATCCCGCACCTGGGCGGCGGTCACCGGCTGCCGTTCGCCTCGATCGCGCTGGTCGCCCTGCTCGTCTGGCCCGCCACCGCCCGGCTCGGCGGTGACACGGCCGAGCAGAGCCCGGCGCAGGCCTCCGGACGGCTGCCGCACCGGCGCTCCGGACTGGTGCTGGCGGGCGGCATGCTCATCTGGTCCATGGCGCAGAACGCCCTGTGGGGAGTGAGCAGCCGGATCGGTGTCGCGCAGGTGGGACTGTCCGAGGTCACCGTCGGCGCCGTGTTCGCCGCCGCGCTCGGTGCCGGACTGCTCGGGGTGATGGGGGCCGGCGTGCTGGGGGCCCGGCTCGGCCGCGCGGTGCCGATCGGTCTCGGCACGATGATCATCGCGATGAGCATCGTGCTCAGCTCCTCGGCGCGGGACCTCGGTTCGTTCGCGGCCGGAGAGATCCTGTGGAACACCTTCTACCCGGTGGTCCTGTCGTATCTGATCGGCCTCGCCGCGTCCCTGGACGTACGCGGGCGCTGGGCGGTCCTCGCGGGCTCCGCCTCGTCGGTCGGGGTGGCCTGCGGCCCGCTCCTGGGCAGCCTGCTCTCCGAACAGGCCGGGTACGCGGTGATGGGCCTGATCCTGGGGGCGGCCACGCTCCTGGTGGCCGCCCCGGTCACGGCCGTCGCGCTGCACACCGGTGGGCGTCCGCTGGTGCCCGGTTCGGTCCGGCGGCGCGGCGGTGCCCCGGCGGCCCTGCTCGCCGCGACCACCGGTGGCCTGCCCGGCGCCGTGCCCAAGCTCGGCTCACCGGAACAGGCCGTCACGGAGATCGCGGTGCCCGCCCTGCGCCGCAGGCGCCTGGGCCGGAACGCGTTCCGCGCGGCCGGTCCGGCGGGCGGGTCGGGTCAGTCGAACGCGTACGCCTCGACCTCGGAGAGGTAACGCGCCCTGCGCTCCTCGTCGTGGTCGAGGAAGGCCGCCTCGAAGGAGTTGCGGGCCAGCGTGCGCAGGTGCTCGTTGTCCAGGGCGAGCGCCTCGTGGACCGCGTGGAAGGTGTCTCCGACGTACCCGCCGAAGTAGGCGGGGTCGTCGGAGTTCACCGTGCAGAGCAGCCCGGCGTCCATCATGGCCCGCAGGGGGTGCTCCTCCAGGAGGTCGATCGCGCGCAGCCGCACGTTGGACAGCGGGCAGAGCGTGAGCGGCACCCGGTCCGCGGCCAGCCGCCGCACCAGCTCCGGGTCCTCCATGCAGCGCAGACCGTGGTCGACGCGCTCGACGCCGAGGACGTCCAGGGCCTCCCGGATGTACTCCGGCGGGCCCTCCTCCCCCGCGTGGGCGACCTTGCGCAGCCCGAGGGCTCCGGCGGCCTCGTAGACCTCGCGGAACTTGGCGGGCGGGTGGCCGGCCTCCGCCGAGTCCAGGCCGACGGCGCTGATCCGGTGCAGATACGGCTTCGCGGCCTCCAGGGTCTCCAGTGCCGACGCGGCGGACAGATCGCGCAGGAAGCACAGGATCAGCTGGGTGGAGATGCCGTGGGTCTCCTCGCTGCGCTCCAGCGCCCGGCCGAGGCCCTCGATCACGGTGCCGATCGGGACACCGCGCGCGGTGTGCGCCTGCGGGTCGAAGAAGATCTCCGCGTGCCGTACGCCCTGGGCGGCGGCACGGGTGAGGTAGGCGTCGGCGAGCTCGGTGAAGTCGTCCTCGGTCCGCAGTACCGCCATCAGCGCGTAGTAGAGGTCGAGGAAGGTCTGGAGGTCGTCGAAGAGGTAGGCGGTGCGCAGCTCTTCCGTGGTGGCGTACGGCAGCCGCACCCCGTTGCGTTCGGCGAGCGCGAAGGCCAGCTCGGGTTCGAGGGTGCCTTCGATGTGGAGGTGGAGTTCTGCCTTGGGGAGGTGCACGTCGTCTCGCTCACAAATGGTGGTGCTGATGTGTTCCGGGTGCCGGGCCGGGTTCCCTCTACCGGTTCCGGGCCGGGTTCCGGGGGTGCCGGGCTGGGTTCAGAGGTGCCGGGCCGTGGTTCAGATCAGAGGTGCCGGGTGGGCACCGGGACCCGGATCAGGTCCCGGGCGACGGTCAGTTCGCCCTCGAACCCGGCGGCGCGGGCCTGGGTCTCGAAGAGCCCGGGGTCGTTGTACCGCTGCGAGAAGTGGGTCAGCACCAGGTGCCGTACGCCCGCTTCCTTCGCGACCCGGGCCGCCTGTCCGGCGGTCAGGTGGCCGTGGTCGGTGGCGAGCCGTTCGTCCTCGTCGAGGAAGGTCGACTCGATGACCAGCATGTCGCAGCCCTCGGCGAGCGTGTACACGCCGTCGCAGAGCCTGGTGTCCATGATGAACGCGAACCGCTGTCCGCGCCTGTGCTCGGAGACCTGGCCGAGGGTGACCGCGCCGAGTGCCCCCTCGCGCTGGATCCGGCCGACGTCCGGGCCACGGATGCCGTGCTCGGCGAGCCTGTCGGGCAGCATGCGCCGGGTGTCGGGTTCGGTCAGCCGGTAGCCGTAGGACTCGACGGGGTGCGAGAGCCGGTGGCTGTCGAGGGTGTACGAGTCGGTGGTGGCCAGCACCCCGTCGGTGGCGACCGGGGCCTCGGTCAGCCGGACGGACTCGCGGTAGGCGGTCGCGTACCGCAGCCGCTCGAAGAAGTGCTGCCCGCTCGCCGGGTAGTGCGCGGTGACGGGGTGCGGGACCTGGTCGAGGTTGATCCGCTGGATCACTCCGGCCAGGCCCAGCGAGTGGTCGCCGTGGAAGTGCGTGACGCAGATGCGGTTGATGTCGTGCGCGGCGACACCGGCCCGGAGCATCTGGCGCTGGGTCCCCTCGCCGGGATCGAAGAGGATGCCCTCACCGTCCCAGCGCAGCAGATAGCCGTTGTGGTTGCGGTGCCGGGTGGGGACCTGGCTGGCGGTGCCGAGCACCACCAGTTCTCGTGCGGACATGGCGGGTGTATCCGTTATCCGGGGGGCCACTGGAGGCCGCGGCCTCCCAGTACGTGGGCGTGCGCGTGGAAGACGGTCTGACCGGCGCCGGAGCCGGTGTTGAGGACCAGGCGGTAGCCGGTGCCGTCGATCTTCTCGTCGGCGGCGACCGCTCCGGCCTCGCGCAGCACGTCCGCGGCGATCTCCGGTTCGGCGGCGGCGAGCGAGGCGGCGTCCGGGTAGTGCACCTTGGGGATGACCAGGATATGCGTCGGGGCCTGCGGGTTGATGTCGCGGAAGGCGACGGTCGTGTCGCTCTCGCGGACGATGGTCGCCGGGATGTCTCCCGAGACGATCTTGCAGAACAGGCAGTCGGTCTGCGGCTCTCCCGCCATGGCCGGGCCTCCTCGCTCGTCGGTGATCAGTACACGCGCATGCTATCCGGCCCCGGTCCGCTCAACGGGTCCGCGGCCGGTCGAACCAGATCGTCAGCAGGACCGGTATGAGGCCCGTCCAGAACAGCGCCTGGGGGACGCCGCGTCCGCTCCACGGGACGAGGACCATCACGACCGCCAGCAGCGTCCCCCACACCGCCTGCGCGAGCACCAGCCTCGCCCAGAACATCCGGCTGAGGAGGGACCGGAGGCTGAGCCGGATACCGGAGCGCAGCTTGCGGTAGCGGAGCAGGGCGCCGAGGCCCCAGGCCACGGCCATCATCAGGAGTGCGTAGAGCCGGGTGCCGAGGGACAGGGGCAGTTCCCTGGGGGCCTCGCCCTCGGTGGGGAAGAGATCGAGCGACACGCCCGCGACGCAGAGGCTGAGCACCGCCAGCCAGCGGGTGCCGCGCAGCATCCGGAACACGGTGTGGTCCAGCCTGGCGCGCAGCGACGTGGAGGCCGGGTCCGCGGCGAGCGCGTCCGCGTACGCCGATGCCTTCGCCGGGAGCCGGACGTCCTTCGCGGCGTTCTGCATGCTCGCGAACTCCTCCAGCGCCCAGGCGTCCTCCGGGTCCAGCCGCAGGGTCTGCCGGACCGCGAACTCACGGGCGTCGGCCCGGCCCACCGTCAGCGACGCCTTCCAGAGTCCGTAGTACGCCCCGGTGTACTCGGGGTTGAGCCGGACCGCGTGCTCGGCCGTCGCGAACGCCTCGGGCCAGCGCTCCTGCCAGGC encodes:
- a CDS encoding adenosine deaminase: MHLPKAELHLHIEGTLEPELAFALAERNGVRLPYATTEELRTAYLFDDLQTFLDLYYALMAVLRTEDDFTELADAYLTRAAAQGVRHAEIFFDPQAHTARGVPIGTVIEGLGRALERSEETHGISTQLILCFLRDLSAASALETLEAAKPYLHRISAVGLDSAEAGHPPAKFREVYEAAGALGLRKVAHAGEEGPPEYIREALDVLGVERVDHGLRCMEDPELVRRLAADRVPLTLCPLSNVRLRAIDLLEEHPLRAMMDAGLLCTVNSDDPAYFGGYVGDTFHAVHEALALDNEHLRTLARNSFEAAFLDHDEERRARYLSEVEAYAFD
- a CDS encoding histidine triad nucleotide-binding protein, encoding MAGEPQTDCLFCKIVSGDIPATIVRESDTTVAFRDINPQAPTHILVIPKVHYPDAASLAAAEPEIAADVLREAGAVAADEKIDGTGYRLVLNTGSGAGQTVFHAHAHVLGGRGLQWPPG
- a CDS encoding ribonuclease Z gives rise to the protein MSARELVVLGTASQVPTRHRNHNGYLLRWDGEGILFDPGEGTQRQMLRAGVAAHDINRICVTHFHGDHSLGLAGVIQRINLDQVPHPVTAHYPASGQHFFERLRYATAYRESVRLTEAPVATDGVLATTDSYTLDSHRLSHPVESYGYRLTEPDTRRMLPDRLAEHGIRGPDVGRIQREGALGAVTLGQVSEHRRGQRFAFIMDTRLCDGVYTLAEGCDMLVIESTFLDEDERLATDHGHLTAGQAARVAKEAGVRHLVLTHFSQRYNDPGLFETQARAAGFEGELTVARDLIRVPVPTRHL
- a CDS encoding lipopolysaccharide assembly protein LapB yields the protein MTTTHPLTEQAHALHSLGRYDEAKALLARRLAEDPQDGRAWVQLARCHLSLREYGEVITTTGEALRADPEDWDALIVRTYGLRRSSRRDEALAAAQQAVRLAPESSAAHVALSEAIMAWQERWPEAFATAEHAVRLNPEYTGAYYGLWKASLTVGRADAREFAVRQTLRLDPEDAWALEEFASMQNAAKDVRLPAKASAYADALAADPASTSLRARLDHTVFRMLRGTRWLAVLSLCVAGVSLDLFPTEGEAPRELPLSLGTRLYALLMMAVAWGLGALLRYRKLRSGIRLSLRSLLSRMFWARLVLAQAVWGTLLAVVMVLVPWSGRGVPQALFWTGLIPVLLTIWFDRPRTR
- a CDS encoding MFS transporter encodes the protein MSSRPRAAWPLVAVFTAGYLAAYLLPTIVGRLSVYLGLSAAQAGMVGSALLLSSASAGFTLAGRVERWGARRPARIGLVLAMAGYGCAALAGSVPLVVLGSMVGGLGSGTATAVAAAGIAAQRDPHRTSSLGLLTVSATAGALYLTIPHLGGGHRLPFASIALVALLVWPATARLGGDTAEQSPAQASGRLPHRRSGLVLAGGMLIWSMAQNALWGVSSRIGVAQVGLSEVTVGAVFAAALGAGLLGVMGAGVLGARLGRAVPIGLGTMIIAMSIVLSSSARDLGSFAAGEILWNTFYPVVLSYLIGLAASLDVRGRWAVLAGSASSVGVACGPLLGSLLSEQAGYAVMGLILGAATLLVAAPVTAVALHTGGRPLVPGSVRRRGGAPAALLAATTGGLPGAVPKLGSPEQAVTEIAVPALRRRRLGRNAFRAAGPAGGSGQSNAYASTSER